One Ananas comosus cultivar F153 linkage group 1, ASM154086v1, whole genome shotgun sequence DNA window includes the following coding sequences:
- the LOC109714284 gene encoding mRNA-decapping enzyme-like protein isoform X2: MSQNGKLMPNLDQESTKVLNLTVLQRIDPFVEEILMTAAHVTFYEFNIELNQWSRKDVEGSLFVVKRNTQPRFQFIVMNRRNTDNLVEDLLGDFEYEVQVPYILYRNAVQEVNGIWFYNSLDCEAVANLFSRILNAYSKVPPKPKVSTNKSEFEELEAVPTLSVIEGPLEPPTTATSTAVPDAPDDSFVNFFTAATNIGNASNSANAAPLNVAPKPAPTIPLSTHPPVAAPSPMPPVQPSPPLQPSSTPLMPLLDTTLHESVKTGSSSSSRPADLVKPSFFSPIPPASSAHLMMPPMMSPSMPTAPPLHPPVTMQRPPPYGTPLLQPFPPPAPSPSLTPVHGGPVITRDKVRDALNRLVQNDHFVDMVYREILSAHYS; this comes from the exons ATGTCGCAGAACGGGAAGCTGATGCCCAACCTCGACCAGGAGAGCACCAAGGTGCTCAACCTCACCGTGCTCCAGCGGATCGACCCCTTCGTGGAGGAGATCCTCATGACCGCGGCGCACGTCACCTTCTACGAGTTCAACATCGAGCTCAATCAATGG AGTCGGAAGGACGTGGAGGGATCGTTGTTTGTCGTTAAGAG GAATACACAGCCTAGATTTCAGTTCATTGTCATGAACCGACGAAATACAG ATAATCTGGTGGAGGATCTATTGGGAGATTTTGAGTATGAAGTCCAAGTTCCATATATATTATACAGAAATGCAGTGCAAGAAGTTAATGGAATATGGTTCTACAACTCTCTTGACTGTGAAGCCGTTGCAAATCTTTTCAGTAG GATACTCAACGCATATTCAAAGGTTCCTCCAAAACCCAAAGTATCGACAAACAAAAG CGAGTTTGAGGAACTGGAAGCTGTGCCTACTTTGTCTGTGATCGAAGGCCCTCTAGAACCACCAACAACGGCTACCTCTACAGCTGTTCCAGATGCGCCTGATGACTCCTTTGTGAACTTCTTCACT GCGGCTACAAATATTGGTAATGCATCAAACTCAGCAAATGCTGCACCATTGAATGTTGCACCTAAACCTGCCCCTACTATCCCTTTATCTACCCACCCACCGGTTGCCGCTCCCTCACCAATGCCACCAGTCCAGCCTTCCCCTCCTCTCCAGCCCTCATCCACTCCTCTAATGCCCCTTCTTGACACTACACTTCATGAATCTGTAAAAACtggcagcagcagtagcagccgTCCTGCGGATCTCGTAAAgccttcttttttctctcccaTTCCACCTGCATCTTCTGCTCATCTGATGATGCCGCCCATGATGTCACCGTCGATGCCAACCGCCCCTCCGCTCCACCCTCCCGTGACCATGCAGCGGCCGCCGCCGTATGGCACTCCTTTGCTTCAGCCCTTCCCACCTCCTGCCCCATCACCATCCCTCACCCCGGTCCATGGAGGTCCTGTTATCACAAGAGACAAAGTTCGTGATGCATTGAATAGGCTTGTGCAG AATGATCATTTTGTGGACATGGTATATAGGGAGATTCTGAGTGCGCATTATTCATGA
- the LOC109714284 gene encoding mRNA-decapping enzyme-like protein isoform X1 — MSQNGKLMPNLDQESTKVLNLTVLQRIDPFVEEILMTAAHVTFYEFNIELNQWSRKDVEGSLFVVKRNTQPRFQFIVMNRRNTDNLVEDLLGDFEYEVQVPYILYRNAVQEVNGIWFYNSLDCEAVANLFSRILNAYSKVPPKPKVSTNKSSEFEELEAVPTLSVIEGPLEPPTTATSTAVPDAPDDSFVNFFTAATNIGNASNSANAAPLNVAPKPAPTIPLSTHPPVAAPSPMPPVQPSPPLQPSSTPLMPLLDTTLHESVKTGSSSSSRPADLVKPSFFSPIPPASSAHLMMPPMMSPSMPTAPPLHPPVTMQRPPPYGTPLLQPFPPPAPSPSLTPVHGGPVITRDKVRDALNRLVQNDHFVDMVYREILSAHYS, encoded by the exons ATGTCGCAGAACGGGAAGCTGATGCCCAACCTCGACCAGGAGAGCACCAAGGTGCTCAACCTCACCGTGCTCCAGCGGATCGACCCCTTCGTGGAGGAGATCCTCATGACCGCGGCGCACGTCACCTTCTACGAGTTCAACATCGAGCTCAATCAATGG AGTCGGAAGGACGTGGAGGGATCGTTGTTTGTCGTTAAGAG GAATACACAGCCTAGATTTCAGTTCATTGTCATGAACCGACGAAATACAG ATAATCTGGTGGAGGATCTATTGGGAGATTTTGAGTATGAAGTCCAAGTTCCATATATATTATACAGAAATGCAGTGCAAGAAGTTAATGGAATATGGTTCTACAACTCTCTTGACTGTGAAGCCGTTGCAAATCTTTTCAGTAG GATACTCAACGCATATTCAAAGGTTCCTCCAAAACCCAAAGTATCGACAAACAAAAG TAGCGAGTTTGAGGAACTGGAAGCTGTGCCTACTTTGTCTGTGATCGAAGGCCCTCTAGAACCACCAACAACGGCTACCTCTACAGCTGTTCCAGATGCGCCTGATGACTCCTTTGTGAACTTCTTCACT GCGGCTACAAATATTGGTAATGCATCAAACTCAGCAAATGCTGCACCATTGAATGTTGCACCTAAACCTGCCCCTACTATCCCTTTATCTACCCACCCACCGGTTGCCGCTCCCTCACCAATGCCACCAGTCCAGCCTTCCCCTCCTCTCCAGCCCTCATCCACTCCTCTAATGCCCCTTCTTGACACTACACTTCATGAATCTGTAAAAACtggcagcagcagtagcagccgTCCTGCGGATCTCGTAAAgccttcttttttctctcccaTTCCACCTGCATCTTCTGCTCATCTGATGATGCCGCCCATGATGTCACCGTCGATGCCAACCGCCCCTCCGCTCCACCCTCCCGTGACCATGCAGCGGCCGCCGCCGTATGGCACTCCTTTGCTTCAGCCCTTCCCACCTCCTGCCCCATCACCATCCCTCACCCCGGTCCATGGAGGTCCTGTTATCACAAGAGACAAAGTTCGTGATGCATTGAATAGGCTTGTGCAG AATGATCATTTTGTGGACATGGTATATAGGGAGATTCTGAGTGCGCATTATTCATGA